In Deltaproteobacteria bacterium, the genomic window GCTCACTTTGTCGATCATCGCTGGACTTGGGGTCGCTGATGTGAGTGAGAACGGCTTCAATCTGGGGTGGGATAACGTGATCCTGCCGAATCCGGTTTTCGCTGGTGACACGCTCTATTCGGAGTCGGAAGTGTTGGAACTGCGCGAGTCGAAATCAAAACCGCAATGGGGCATCGTCAAAGTCAAAACGCGCGGCTACAAACAGGATGGCACCTTGATCTGCGAATACTCACGCAATGTGATGGTGTGGAAGAAGGCGCATGCACCCAATCGGGAGCTGTTTCCGACACCCAAAGTACAGCAAAAGTAAAAGCGTAGGGCGCACGGCTGTGCGCCCCTACGAGGGAGAGATTCACTGCTCCGCCCTTTCATTCTTTCCTACTGGCGCAGGAGCGACGTAGCCCACTGGACGTGTAAACGGCGTTCCGTGGTGGTCTCGCCACGTGACTTGTTCCACTAGTTCGCGTGACACTGGTCCAAACTTGCCCATCGGATAACCAATAGGGATGAGACCATAGGTGGTGATTGAATCAGGGAGGCTCAGGATCTTCCGCACTTCGTCTTCATATTGACACGTCACTCCGGTCAAGGTTGCGCCGAGCCCCAGCGCACGGCAGGCGAGTAAGATGTTTTGGATAGCCGGAAAGACGCTGCCACCAAGCAGGCGAGCAAAGTTGATGGCATTCGGTCCGGCCAGTCGTTGAGCGTGAATCTTGCGCGTGCGCAAACAAGCAAACAGCATCACCGGCACTTCAGCGAAATGGTCCGCCAGATAGCGGGCCGCGCGCATGTTACCATCCATCTTGGCGCCGGCATCAAGGTAGTTCTTCTCGGCGATGTCCCAGCCGCGTTGATACACTTTGGCAATCTGACTACGGATTTCTGGGTCTGTCACAACGACAAAACGCCAGGCTTGCACGCCACCACCGCTCGGCGCGCGCACTCCAGCATCAAGAATTTGATAAATCAGTTCATCAGGCACCGGATCGGGCTTGAGTCGCCGCATGCTGCGGCAGGTATACATAATGTGAAAGAGATCGGTGTTGGTATCTGTCATGTCGTCTGCTACTCCTTTTTGGCATGGCGAAGACCATAGCCATTCTCGACGTAAAAGAGTAGAGGTAGCACAGTTCTTCGGCAAAGGAGTAACGACGATGACGCAACCCGTGCTACGTGAGATCAGAGTTGAACCAGCCACACCCGAAGCAGTGGCCCCGTTTGGGCAACTGCTCGGTGTCAATGAAACCACCAAACCCCTGCCGGTTGGTTTTTATGACGGCAAAGTAACAGTGTATGCACCGGTTGAGTTCAACTCTGATGCCGATACGCAACTGACGCTCGCAACGGTTGATCGCCGCGATATGCGTGTGCAGTGGATGGAGCGTCATTTCAAACACACGCAAACATTTATCCCGTTAGAAGGAAAGCCATTCGTCGTGGTGCTCGCACCCCCCAATGATAAAGAAACGCCAGACCTCGATCAGGTCCGTGCATTTCTGTTCGATGGTACCAGCGGCTTCACCATGAAAATCGGCACCTGGCATGAGTTTCCCTTTGCGCTGGTTGATCGCTCAAATGTGATCGTGATTCTGCGCAAAGAGGCAACCCGCAGTCTGATGAAAGATCAGGTCATTGACGGTGAAGGGCACGGACCGGATTTGGACAAGAAGAATCTGGTTAAGCGAACGGGTGTCACGCTAGAGGTGAAGCTCTAATGTCCTCTATTGAACCGTATACTCCACCAACTCCGTCACACTCTTAATCGGCGTGCCCTCGCCTTCGTCGCTAATGGCACGGACTAGCCCCACACCTGGGGCATACCACTCGGTGTGACGTAGATCGAAGGTGGTCAGCTTTTTGGTCTTGGGGTTGGGCATTTGATTTGCCGTAATCGTTTCAATTCGTAGACAATTGCGAAAAACTCCGCCGACAACCCATACATCTTCTGTTTCAATCCGGGCGTTCGCGATCGAACTCGAATGCTGACGACCACTCAACGGCCATAAGTCGGCCTTCAATAAGACTGGCCACGTTATCTCACCGACGAAGGGACTCGGGAGAATTTGCTCTGCGTCTTGACCAAGTTTAGTATCCCAGACCCTCACTCCATCAGTATCAAGCCACGGAAAACGGTGGAGAAATCCATCCTTGTGGAAATAGGCCACCGTGCTGACGGCTTCTGGTGCAGTTTCTGTCAGTGGTTC contains:
- a CDS encoding MaoC family dehydratase — translated: MAVKPGWEGRFYEDFEVGDIYRCRLGRTVTENDNIWFTLLTCNTNQIHFNNEYGKQTDFGKCLINSALTLSIIAGLGVADVSENGFNLGWDNVILPNPVFAGDTLYSESEVLELRESKSKPQWGIVKVKTRGYKQDGTLICEYSRNVMVWKKAHAPNRELFPTPKVQQK
- a CDS encoding nitroreductase family protein, yielding MTDTNTDLFHIMYTCRSMRRLKPDPVPDELIYQILDAGVRAPSGGGVQAWRFVVVTDPEIRSQIAKVYQRGWDIAEKNYLDAGAKMDGNMRAARYLADHFAEVPVMLFACLRTRKIHAQRLAGPNAINFARLLGGSVFPAIQNILLACRALGLGATLTGVTCQYEDEVRKILSLPDSITTYGLIPIGYPMGKFGPVSRELVEQVTWRDHHGTPFTRPVGYVAPAPVGKNERAEQ
- a CDS encoding ureidoglycolate hydrolase, which gives rise to MTQPVLREIRVEPATPEAVAPFGQLLGVNETTKPLPVGFYDGKVTVYAPVEFNSDADTQLTLATVDRRDMRVQWMERHFKHTQTFIPLEGKPFVVVLAPPNDKETPDLDQVRAFLFDGTSGFTMKIGTWHEFPFALVDRSNVIVILRKEATRSLMKDQVIDGEGHGPDLDKKNLVKRTGVTLEVKL